The proteins below come from a single Oxyura jamaicensis isolate SHBP4307 breed ruddy duck chromosome 1, BPBGC_Ojam_1.0, whole genome shotgun sequence genomic window:
- the CDKN1B gene encoding cyclin-dependent kinase inhibitor 1B gives MSNVRISNGSPTLERMEARQSEYPKPSACRNLFGPVNHEELNRDLKKHRKEMEEACQRKWNFDFQNHKPLEGRYEWQAVEKGSSPEFYFRPPRLLKAVCKSAGHQSLDVNGNCQTVIFVGSQGISEDTHCVDQKTALSEKQMDFAEQCTGQRKRPATDDSSPQNKRANTTEEEVSEDSPTASSVEQTPKKSSPRRHQT, from the exons ATGTCAAACGTACGCATTTCTAATGGGAGCCCTACCCTGGAGCGCATGGAAGCCCGGCAGTCGGAGTACCCGAAGCCGTCAGCCTGCAGGAACCTCTTCGGGCCGGTGAACCACGAAGAGTTAAACAGGGACTTGAAGAAGCACCGCAAGGAGATGGAGGAGGCATGCCAGAGGAAGTGGAATTTCGATTTCCAGAATCACAAGCCGCTGGAAGGCAGGTACGAGTGGCAAGCCGTGGAGAAGGGGAGCTCGCCCGAATTCTACTTCAGACCCCCGAGGCTACTCAAAGCTGTCTGCAAGTCCGCCGGCCACCAGAGCCTGGATGTAAACGGGAATTGCCAAACCGTGATTTTTGTCGGTTCTCAGGGAATCTCAGAGGACACTCACTGTGTAGATCAAaagactgctctttctgaaaagcagatggactttgcagagcagtgcaCTGGGCAGAGGAAAAGACCTGCCACCGACG ATTCCTCTCCTCAAAATAAAAGAGCCAACACAACAGAAGAAGAGGTTTCAGAAGATTCCCCCACTGCCAGTTCAGTGGAGCAAACACCCAAGAAATCAAGCCCGAGAAGACATCAAACGTAA